The genomic interval GGGCGATGCCGTCCAGGTGTGCTCGGTCGGCGAATTCAGCGACGTCGAGCCGGTGGAAACCGGCCTGTCCTTCGTCGAGAACGCCATCCTCAAGGCCCGCCACGCCGCCCGCGTCTCCGGCCTGCCGGCGCTGGCCGACGACTCGGGCCTGGCGGTCGACGCCCTGGGCGGCGCGCCGGGCATCTATTCGGCGCGCTATGCCGGCGGGGGCGGCGATGCGGCCAACAACGCCAAGCTGCTGGAAGCGCTCCGCGACGTGCCGGACGCCGAGCGCGGCGCCCAGTTCGTCTGCGCCCTGGCCCTGGTGCGGCATGCCGAGGACCCGCTGCCGATCCTCTGCGAGGGCCTCTGGCACGGGCGCATCCTGCACGCCCCGCGCGGTGCGCAGGGCTTCGGCTACGATCCGCTGTTCTGGGTGCCGGAATGCGATTGCGCCAGCGCCGAGCTGGCACCGGCGGAGAAGAACCGCCTGAGCCACCGCG from Azotobacter salinestris carries:
- the rdgB gene encoding RdgB/HAM1 family non-canonical purine NTP pyrophosphatase, which codes for MMTLSQLVLASHNAGKLKELQALLGDAVQVCSVGEFSDVEPVETGLSFVENAILKARHAARVSGLPALADDSGLAVDALGGAPGIYSARYAGGGGDAANNAKLLEALRDVPDAERGAQFVCALALVRHAEDPLPILCEGLWHGRILHAPRGAQGFGYDPLFWVPECDCASAELAPAEKNRLSHRARAMAQLKQRLGLA